The Metallosphaera hakonensis JCM 8857 = DSM 7519 genome includes the window TGGGCTTCTCAATTGCTGTGGAGACTAATGGGACAGTGAAGCCCAAACCCGAACTTCGAAAGGTTGTTGACGTGTTTTCCGTCTCCCCTAAGCTACTTAACTCAGGGCATAGACTGAGATATGACTTCTCCGATGACTGGGCTACCTACTACAAGTTTGTCGTATTGAACCCTGAGAAGGATCTGAAGGAGGTTAAGGACTTCGTTGAGTCACAGCGCATAAACCCAGAGAAAGTGGTGGTTCAACCTGACGGTAACAGGGAGGATTACATTCAAGCATTGAAAGAACTATCAGACGTTGTTATGGACATGAAAGTTCCCTTCAGGGTTCTCCCCCAACTTCATAGAATAATCTCGTATAGATGAAAGAATCGCATTCCTAAGCTGATCTTTCTTCTCTTTTCCCTTCTTTAGAATCTCATTAGCTATCTTAACTAGCTCTGTAGTCCCTTCTACCTTCGAGTCTGAGGTCTCTCTCAAGAGGTGAACCATTCTTATACCCGTTCTCAATTCTATGAGAACTCCCTTCTTATTCTCGGTAAGTATCCCACTGTGCTTGAACC containing:
- a CDS encoding 7-carboxy-7-deazaguanine synthase QueE, which gives rise to MRYWIVEIFTSIQGEGLIIGKPSNFIRLAGCNLRCVWCDTKISWLREDGRPMELEKILENLNYSVRWTTITGGEPLLQDILPLAIALKNMGFSIAVETNGTVKPKPELRKVVDVFSVSPKLLNSGHRLRYDFSDDWATYYKFVVLNPEKDLKEVKDFVESQRINPEKVVVQPDGNREDYIQALKELSDVVMDMKVPFRVLPQLHRIISYR